In the Clostridium gelidum genome, CTACTTTTACTACTTCAACTACATTTGGATCATATTTAATTCTATATCCAAAGTTTGCTATTCCTGCTTCTGGTGTTCCAGTTAGTGTAACAGGTAAATTTATAGTATCTCCAGGTTTTGCTTCAATTTTCCCTATACCTGCAATTAGATTTTGACTTATTTGACCACTAGTAACAACAAAAGTCTTCGATTTCCCTTTACTAAAATTAAATGTAAGATCTGTAGCTTGTCCATCTACAAGAGTATCTAAATAAGCCTGTTTTAATGTTACTATATTTCCATTTAGTATATAATCAGTACCTGCTTTTAGAATTACATCTTTATTTTTAATGTCAACCAATGTATTACCATTCAATGTCATTCCAACATCTATATCTGCCTTGTTATTTTTATAGTAAACTCCTGAAGTTGTTGTTATTAATGAGTCAATTTCATCTGAATCAATAACACTAATATTTAATTTTTGAGCTGCCCCTTTACTAAAATTAAATGTCAATATCTTATCTCCTGCTGGTAGTTTTGAAAGATAATTCTGTTTGATTACTACGGAACCTGCAGCATTAACCTTATAATCTGTATCTTTTATTAAATCTGTAATACCTTCAAAGGTATTCCCATTAAGTTCCATATTAATATTTATGTCAGATAAACTTGTTTTGTTAACGACTACATTTGTTTCGCTTAGTTTAGAATCTGTAACACTTCCTTTATCTGGTAAAGTTCCCCATGTTACTATGTTGTTAACTAATACAGTAACATTACCTGCCTTATTGTATGAATAATCATTACTTTGATTATAATTTGACCACTCACTATTAGTTAAAGCGCTTTGAATTGACACTGTATCTCCTGGTGTAATTGTTCCAGCAGCACTATCAAAACTTATTTCAATATAGGTGTCAGCGTTTTCAATAGGGCTTTCCATTTTTACAACTGTTCCTTTTACGTATGTTGTAATATCT is a window encoding:
- a CDS encoding X2-like carbohydrate binding domain-containing protein — its product is MKRLKIFTIMAAAVISASLYSAPGFAANTNSKMGLELTNVSAQASTNSITGTYKVTNTGSETINLSDVKIRYYYTNDNKKGEEFHCYSANITNQYKDITTYVKGTVVKMESPIENADTYIEISFDSAAGTITPGDTVSIQSALTNSEWSNYNQSNDYSYNKAGNVTVLVNNIVTWGTLPDKGSVTDSKLSETNVVVNKTSLSDININMELNGNTFEGITDLIKDTDYKVNAAGSVVIKQNYLSKLPAGDKILTFNFSKGAAQKLNISVIDSDEIDSLITTTSGVYYKNNKADIDVGMTLNGNTLVDIKNKDVILKAGTDYILNGNIVTLKQAYLDTLVDGQATDLTFNFSKGKSKTFVVTSGQISQNLIAGIGKIEAKPGDTINLPVTLTGTPEAGIANFGYRIKYDPNVVEVVKVEAGTAITNPSVNFVYGVYPDTKIISVIFMDNAMNDTETIKTDGVLTNIQLKIKDTAAKGSTAIEFNNDDHSFYDINGKELKVDFASGSINIK